A genomic stretch from Sphaerodactylus townsendi isolate TG3544 linkage group LG15, MPM_Stown_v2.3, whole genome shotgun sequence includes:
- the PIH1D1 gene encoding PIH1 domain-containing protein 1 has protein sequence MAFAIDKSLLSAELQGEEEEEEFRRLLLQATQKIQSAALPPADYKPIQPLPGFCLKTRTDAGEKVFVNVCRSPHIPPPPDLTSEELECLIESDNASTFRIPMSLGEPHAEVDKSGHGCTAYDVTINTDFFAKMESNHFLREFFITIALEGLAEKYKLDISHAEWCVLKNRKFLGSISEQRIRTKSQPIIQEMDSSPTQETTSKLLQSVPTQSAATVPTFAIVAQPPSHPDRLVATISLPKMNSVKMLELDLGEDRIVLRDHPGWYHLDIFIPYSIVPEESKAQFNKRTKTWIKGVQSLLTQAFVLWGTADLQKVRKVLNGLYHQSDPPGAGTTRVGMPAPQPRCLPILLLARRGQ, from the exons ATGGCATTCGCCATTGACAAGTCCTTGTTATCAGCTgagttgcagggagaggaagaagaggaggagttcagACGCCTTCTGCTACAG gcCACCCAGAAGATCCAGAGCGCAGCGCTCCCCCCAGCAGACTACAAGCCCATCCAACCTCTTCCAG GGTTCTGCCTGAAAACCCGCACCGATGCAGGTGAGAAGGTCTTCGTCAACGTCTGCAGGTCCCCGCACATCCCGCCACCTCCTGACCTGACCAGCGAAGAGCTCGAGTGCCTCATTGAGTCGGACAACGCCTCCACCTTCCGGATCCCCATGAGTCTGGGGGAGCCCCACGCCGAAGTGGACAAGA GTGGTCACGGTTGCACTGCGTATGATGTCACCATCAACACTGACTTCTTCGCCAAGATGGAG AGCAACCATTTCCTCAGAGAGTTCTTCATCACAATTGCTTTGGAAGGATTAGCAGAGAAATACAAGCTGGACATCAGCCACGCAG AATGGTGCGTTCTGAAGAACAGGAAGTTTTTGGGCTCCATATCAGAGCAGAGAATCCGCACCAAGTCCCAGCCCATCATACAAGAGATGGATAGCAG CCCAACCCAAGAGACGACGAGTAAACTCCTGCAGTCCGTTCCTACACAGAG cGCTGCCACAGTTCCCACCTTTGCCATCGTTGCCCAGCCGCCGAGCCACCCCGACCGTCTAGTCGCAACGATCAGCCTCCCTAAAATG aacTCCGTGAAGATGCTCGAACTGGATTTGGGAGAAGATCGGATTGTATTGCGGGACCATCCTGGCTGGTATCACCTGGACATCTTCATTCCTTACAGCATCGTCCCCGAGGAAAGCAAGGCCCAGTTCAACAAAAGAACCAAG ACTTGGATCAAAGGGGTACAGAGTTTGTTGACCCAAGCCTTTGTCCTTTGGGGAACTGCCGACCTACAGAAAGTTAGGAAGGTCCTCAATGGCCTCTACCATCAGAGTGACCCACCCGGAGCAGGCACAACTCGGGTGGGAATGCCTGCACCCCAGCCCAGGTGCCTTCCTATACTCCTTCTCGCCAGAAGAGGGCAGTAG